Proteins from a single region of Pseudanabaena sp. PCC 6802:
- a CDS encoding NADH-quinone oxidoreductase subunit M, whose amino-acid sequence YALILLLSGGVSGAFVSQNLMLFFLFYEVELVPLYLLIAIWGGARRGYAATKFLIYTAVSGILLVAAFFGTAGLVGSELQSGLSFDLDTLQTQVLPIGTQTILLVMLLVAFGIKIPIVPLHTWLPDAHVEASTPVSVLLAGILLKLGTYGLLRFGLQLFPEAWQEIAPILATWAVISVIYGCLTAITQTDMKKMVAYSSVGHMGYILLGSSAASSLSLLGVSLQMVSHGLISALLFLIVGVIYSKAGTRDINNLNGLFNPERGMPLIGTLMVLGVMASAGIPGMMGFISEFILFRGSFTVFPVQTLLCMIGTGLTAVYFLILIDRVFFGRISISTLDIDRPISLQPTLPRVTWKERTPSIILAIAIVVLGLQPSWAVQSIEPTTSAIAKTIPVRTAIAPTTSNIASKIASNLL is encoded by the coding sequence TATGCTCTGATCCTGTTACTGAGCGGTGGAGTCTCCGGAGCTTTTGTATCGCAAAATCTAATGCTGTTTTTCCTGTTTTACGAAGTAGAACTAGTACCGCTGTATCTGTTAATTGCCATCTGGGGTGGAGCGCGGCGGGGCTACGCGGCGACAAAATTCCTAATTTATACAGCCGTATCCGGCATTTTACTTGTAGCGGCTTTCTTTGGGACAGCGGGTCTGGTGGGTTCGGAACTTCAGTCAGGTCTGAGTTTCGACTTAGACACGCTCCAAACACAGGTTCTGCCTATAGGAACTCAAACCATCTTGCTAGTGATGCTTTTGGTGGCATTCGGCATTAAAATTCCGATCGTGCCTCTACATACATGGCTGCCCGATGCTCACGTAGAAGCTTCCACACCCGTATCTGTCTTACTTGCAGGCATTCTACTGAAGTTAGGCACCTATGGCCTCCTTAGATTTGGACTTCAATTATTCCCAGAGGCGTGGCAAGAGATCGCGCCGATACTCGCAACCTGGGCGGTAATCAGCGTCATTTACGGCTGCCTCACCGCCATCACCCAAACCGACATGAAGAAAATGGTCGCTTACAGTTCCGTCGGCCACATGGGTTACATTCTCTTAGGAAGCTCGGCAGCTTCATCACTTTCACTACTGGGCGTGTCATTACAAATGGTGAGCCACGGCTTAATTTCCGCCTTACTATTCCTGATTGTGGGCGTGATTTATAGCAAGGCGGGGACGAGAGATATCAATAATCTCAACGGACTGTTCAACCCGGAGCGAGGAATGCCTTTAATTGGCACCTTAATGGTGCTAGGTGTGATGGCCAGCGCTGGGATTCCAGGCATGATGGGATTCATTTCCGAATTTATTCTATTTAGAGGCAGCTTTACCGTATTTCCAGTGCAGACGCTTTTGTGCATGATCGGTACTGGCTTGACTGCTGTCTACTTCTTGATCTTGATCGATCGCGTGTTTTTTGGCCGCATCTCCATATCTACACTCGATATCGATCGCCCCATCAGTCTGCAACCCACCCTACCGCGAGTCACTTGGAAAGAACGCACGCCCAGCATTATCCTGGCGATCGCAATTGTGGTGCTAGGCTTGCAGCCCAGTTGGGCAGTGCAGTCGATCGAGCCTACGACTTCAGCCATCGCTAAGACAATCCCAGTTCGCACGGCGATCGCACCTACTACATCAAACATCGCATCAAAGATCGCATCGAACTTGCTCTAG